Proteins found in one Sorghum bicolor cultivar BTx623 chromosome 1, Sorghum_bicolor_NCBIv3, whole genome shotgun sequence genomic segment:
- the LOC8078808 gene encoding ASC1-like protein 3: MAAVRGGEAVSVALLFSLAFFCARLLLDRLVYKPLAVYLFNTKASKLMNDEARQAKIVKFSESSWKLTYYASVQAWVLMIIKQEPWSLDMMQYFDGWPNQPIASSLMLFYMCQCGFYIYSIGALVAWETRRKDFAVMMSHHVITSTLIGVSYLTGFFRIGTIILALHDASDVFLETAKLCKYTEKELGASLFFGLFAISWLLLRLIYFPFWIIKASSYHSIAFLRKLDEFPTALYYILNTMLLTLLVFHMYWWKLICLMIMRQLNNKGQVTDDVRSDSEDDE, translated from the exons ATGGCGGCGGTCCGCGGCGGAGAGGCGGTCTCCGTCGCGCTCCTcttctccctcgccttcttctgcgCCCGCCTCCTGCTCGACCGCCTCGTCTACAAG CCATTGGCAGTCTACCTTTTCAACACCAAAGCTTCTAAGTTGATGAATGATGAGGCCAGGCAAGCAAAGATTGTCAAGTTCTCAGAGTCCAGTTGGAAACTTACCTACTATGCTTCTGTTCAAGCATGGGTCCTCATGATAATAAAGCAGGAACCATGGTCATTGGATATGATGCAATACTTTGATGGCTGGCCGAATCAACCCATCGC GTCCTCATTGATGCTTTTCTACATGTGCCAGTGTGGATTTTATATCTACAGCATCGGTGCTCTTGTTGCTTGGGAAACCCGCAGAAAAGATTTTGCTGTAATGATGTCTCATCATGTAATAACATCTACTCTAATTGGAGTTTCATATCTGACCGG ATTTTTCCGAATTGGGACCATCATTCTCGCTCTTCATGATGCAAGTGATGTGTTTCTTGAGACTGCCAAATTATGCAAGTACACAGAAAAAGAGCTGGGGGCTAGCTTGTTTTTTGGTCTCTTCGCTATCTCCTGGCTTCTATTGCGTCTAATTTACTTCCCATTTTGGATAATCAAAGCCTCGAG CTATCATTCCATCGCGTTCTTGAGGAAGCTGGATGAATTCCCAACAGCTTTGTACTACATCTTGAACACAATGCTTCTCACATTGCTTGTATTCCATATGTACTGGTGGAAACTCATATGTTTGATGATAATGAGACAATTGAATAATAAAGGACAAGTTACAGATGATGTTCGATCTG ATTCCGAGGATGATGAGTAA
- the LOC8054293 gene encoding uncharacterized TPR repeat-containing protein At1g05150, which yields MALSASAASAGRGSRAEKVRRIFERFDTNGDGGLDRNEMAALVVAVNPRVKFSEDQISAILDEVFRTYAEFILPDGRGLSLPGLLRTYDDGAGDVDRDFLALSLPVVDSDASSPEIAAGDAAALSSPPSGAAAAASLLDDHAKPLGAGGALPSVSSRAAAAAPAWATSPNHGIAFDSSWGLLDDLEILVKRLRSKQLRKGSVDGSGGAGNNNFDSFSEAGWSREISGAADSASTAAPWDETSRDYLTFVKELAVLRTRADASRSREEAFDNHMVIGRALSEHRLFRDALASFRRACELQPTDVRPHFRAGNCLYALGRYAEAKEEYLLALEAAEAGGSQSADILPQIHVNLGIAMEAEGMVLGACEHYREAAILCPSHARALKLLGSALFGVGEYRAAEKALEEAIFLKEDYADAHCDLGSALHAVGEDDRAIQEFQTAIDLKPGHVDALYNLGGLNMDAGRFVRAAEMYTRVLSIRPNHWRAQLNKAVALLGQGESEEAKKALKEAFKMTQRVEVYDAISHLKTLQKKKPKPSKGKDDGQGEQAYVVVEASKFKRVGRKTTLRQDLANALDIRAFERMTKLGHCDVELLRKEMNETDVPVSYSGTGIPEKSIRKAALEVILRRLLSFLKPDTFQGAIKAINERILSVLDAPGSGRVDLGMFFAIIAPVCSGPVDRRKRIVFDALLWRPASEGSNGQIRRSDALTYIKLLRAVYIPTHGASDMLEMHGESDPTMVSYTEFLEMFNDPDWGFGILSTLVKLEESDHIRHGRYTCSICRYPIIGSRFKETKHSFSLCNRCYSEGKVPSAYKLEEYRFKEYGNESEALIDKCMCFNLHSKKLESDA from the coding sequence ATGGCGCTGTCCGCGTCGGCGGCGTCAGCCGGGCGGGGGTCGCGGGCGGAGAAGGTGAGGAGGATCTTCGAGCGCTTCGACACCAACGGGGACGGCGGGCTGGACCGCAACGAGATGGCCGCGCTCGTCGTCGCCGTCAACCCGCGGGTCAAGTTCAGCGAGGACCAGATCTCTGCCATCCTCGACGAGGTGTTCCGCACCTACGCCGAGTTCATCCTCCCCGACGGCAGGGGCCTCTCCCTGCCGGGGCTGCTCCGCACCTACGACGACGGCGCCGGGGACGTCGACCGCGACTTCCTCGCGCTCTCCCTGCCCGTCGTCGACTCTGACGCCTCATCCCCGGAGATCGCCGCGGGGGACGCCGCCGCCCTCTCCTCCCCGCCCTCCGGAGCTGCCGCCGCAGCGTCGCTGCTCGacgaccacgccaagccgctcggcgccggcggcgcTCTGCCGTCGGTCAGCTCccgcgccgcggccgccgcgccggCGTGGGCGACCTCCCCTAACCACGGCATCGCCTTCGACTCCTCATGGGGGCTCCTCGACGACCTGGAGATACTCGTCAAGCGCCTCCGCTCAAAGCAGCTGCGGAAGGGCTCCGTCGACGGAAGCGGCGGCGCCGGCAACAACAACTTCGACTCCTTCTCCGAGGCCGGGTGGTCCAGGGAGATCTCAGGCGCTGCGGATTCGGCATCCACCGCCGCTCCGTGGGACGAGACGAGCCGCGACTACCTCACCTTCGTCAAGGAACTCGCCGTGCTCCGCACGCGCGCCGACGCCTCCCGCTCGCGCGAGGAGGCCTTCGACAACCACATGGTCATCGGCCGGGCGCTTTCTGAGCACCGCCTCTTCCGAGACGCCCTAGCCAGCTTCCGCCGCGCCTGTGAGCTGCAGCCCACTGACGTCCGTCCCCACTTCCGCGCGGGGAACTGCCTGTACGCCCTCGGTCGCTATGCAGAGGCCAAGGAGGAGTACCTCCTTGCCCTTGAGGCTGCGGAGGCTGGCGGCTCACAGTCCGCGGACATCCTCCCGCAGATCCATGTCAACCTTGGTATTGCCATGGAGGCCGAAGGGATGGTGCTTGGTGCCTGTGAGCATTACCGAGAAGCAGCCATATTGTGTCCATCTCATGCCAGGGCACTCAAGCTCCTGGGGAGCGCTCTCTTTGGCGTTGGGGAGTACCGAGCTGCTGAGAAGGCACTGGAGGAGGCCATCTTCTTGAAGGAAGACTATGCTGATGCGCACTGTGACCTTGGGTCGGCCCTGCATGCGGTAGGGGAGGATGACCGTGCAATCCAGGAGTTTCAGACAGCAATTGATCTCAAACCTGGCCATGTTGATGCCTTGTACAATCTTGGTGGATTGAACATGGATGCAGGCCGCTTCGTACGGGCTGCGGAGATGTATACTCGTGTGCTGAGCATCCGACCAAACCATTGGCGCGCACAGCTAAACAAGGCTGTGGCTTTGCTTGGACAGGGTGAATCTGAGGAGGCCAAGAAGGCACTCAAGGAGGCGTTTAAGATGACACAGAGGGTGGAAGTGTATGATGCTATCTCACATTTGAAGACATTGCAAAAGAAGAAGCCAAAGCCTTCCAAAGGAAAAGATGATGGTCAAGGGGAGCAGGCTTATGTTGTTGTGGAGGCATCCAAGTTCAAGAGGGTTGGCAGGAAGACTACCTTGCGGCAGGATTTGGCCAATGCTCTAGATATAAGGGCCTTCGAGAGGATGACGAAACTAGGCCACTGTGATGTTGAGCTTCTTAGAAAAGAGATGAATGAGACTGATGTCCCTGTATCTTACTCAGGCACTGGCATCCCTGAGAAGTCAATACGCAAAGCAGCTCTTGAGGTTATTCTCCGCAGGCTCCTGTCTTTTCTCAAGCCAGATACCTTTCAGGGTGCTATCAAGGCAATCAATGAAAGAATTCTCTCTGTCCTTGATGCTCCTGGCTCTGGTCGTGTTGATTTGGGAATGTTCTTCGCCATCATTGCTCCAGTCTGTTCTGGCCCTGTGGATAGGCGCAAGCGTATCGTCTTTGATGCACTTCTTTGGCGTCCTGCTAGCGAAGGTAGCAATGGTCAGATAAGGAGGAGTGATGCGTTAACCTACATTAAGCTTCTTCGGGCTGTTTATATACCCACACATGGGGCTAGTGACATGCTTGAAATGCATGGGGAGTCTGACCCTACTATGGTATCATACACGGAATTCTTAGAGATGTTCAATGACCCAGATTGGGGATTTGGGATCCTGAGCACTCTGGTGAAGCTTGAAGAGAGTGATCACATACGGCATGGTCGCTACACATGCTCCATCTGCCGGTACCCTATCATTGGGTCACGGTTTAAGGAAACAAAACACTCATTCAGCCTGTGCAACCGATGCTACAGTGAAGGGAAGGTTCCGTCAGCCTACAAGTTGGAGGAGTACAGGTTCAAAGAATACGGTAACGAGTCTGAGGCCCTCATCGATAAGTGCATGTGCTTCAATTTACATTCTAAGAAGCTGGAAAGTGATGCTTGA
- the LOC8078809 gene encoding probable BOI-related E3 ubiquitin-protein ligase 3: MAFFSHHHLQQPHPQQAPPPHQQQPVLPSFRNALPVPVDGQIPAPLTFFNPPPAFPEQPAQAPLVDAMGLTAAAGLGWRQPREQELLGENSQMSSIDFLQTGSAVSTGLALSLEDRRHGGGGAGNSSGDSPLLLLPMLDDDISREVQRLDADMDRFIKAQSERLRQSILEKVQAKQFEALASVEDKILRKIRDKEAEVETINKRNSELEDQIKHLGVEVGAWQQRAKYNESMINALKYNLEQVCAHQSKDFKEGCGDSEVDDTASCRNGGAVNLQLTPKENRQQKDLTACRVCKSSEACMLLLPCRHLCLCKECESKLSFCPLCQSSKILGMEIYYA; this comes from the exons ATGGCGTTCTTCTCTCACCACCATCTCCAGCAGCCACACCCGCAGCAGGCGCCACCGCCGCATCAGCAGCAGCCGGTCCTTCCTTCCTTCAG GAACGCGCTACCGGTGCCTGTGGATGGCCAGATCCCAGCGCCCCTCACCTTCTTCAACCCGCCGCCTGCCTTCCCGGAGCAGCCCGCGCAGGCACCGC TGGTGGATGCGATGGGGCTGACGGCAGCTGCGGGGCTTGGATGGAGGCAGCCGAGGGAGCAGGAACTGCTTGGGGAAAACTCCCAGATGTCATCCATCGATTTTCTGCAGACGGGCTCGGCGGTGTCGACGGGGCTGGCGCTGTCTCTGGAGGACCGgcgccacggcggcggcggggctggGAACTCCTCCGGCGATTCACCGCTGCTCCTGCTGCCCATGCTGGACGATGACATCTCACGCGAGGTCCAGCGGCTTGACGCTGATATGGACCGCTTCATTAAAGCTCAG AGTGAACGGCTGAGGCAATCTATACTGGAGAAAGTTCAGGCAAAGCAGTTTGAGGCACTGGCCTCAGTTGAGGACAAGATACTCAGAAAAATACGGGATAAAGAGGCGGAAGTGgagaccatcaacaaaaggAACTCTGAACTAGAGGACCAGATTAAGCATTTGGGAGTGGAAGTTGGTGCTTGGCAGCAAAGGGCCAAGTACAATGAGAGCATGATCAATGCACTCAAGTACAACTTGGAACAGGTATGTGCTCATCAGAGCAAGGATTTCAAGGAAGGTTGCGGCGATAGCGAGGTAGATGACACGGCGTCCTGTCGCAATGGTGGTGCTGTCAATTTGCAGCTGACACCGAAGGAGAACAGACAACAGAAGGATTTGACGGCTTGCAGGGTCTGTAAATCAAGTGAGGCATGCATGCTCTTGCTGCCTTGTCGGCATCTTTGTCTATGCAAGGAATGTGAGAGCAAGCTGAGCTTCTGCCCCCTGTGCCAGTCATCCAAGATACTTGGCATGGAGATATATTACGCGTAG
- the LOC8078810 gene encoding glycine-rich selenoprotein — MAYVERGVVKDKRTIWRLSIISDFFRAIVNFIRIFFDTLFSVDKTDSYKKGYGAGKKWDGGPGGGGGRGPYGGGGGGGGGGFGGGGGGSRGPRTLSDIQSNDHSSLPACGSCCG; from the exons ATGGCTTACGTCGAGAGAG GTGTTGTGAAAGACAAGCGGACTATATGGCGACTGAGCATAATCTCAGACTTCTTTCGGGCTATTGTGAACTTCATCAGAATCTTCTTTGACACACTGTTCTCA GTGGACAAAACTGACAGCTACAAGAAAGGATATGGTGCTGGTAAGAAGTGGGATGGTGGACCCGGGGGTGGTGGTGGGCGGGGCCCAtatggcggtggaggtggtggtggaggtggaggatttggcggcggaggaggtggtTCACGCGGTCCTCGCACTCTATCTGACATCCAATCCAATGACCACA GTTCTCTACCTGCTTGTGGATCCTGCTGCGGCTAA